Proteins encoded by one window of Candidatus Nomurabacteria bacterium:
- a CDS encoding UvrD-helicase domain-containing protein, with amino-acid sequence MEYLDGLNEKQKEAALSIHGPLLIVAGAGAGKTKTITHRIVHLIKEGVLPSHILAITFTNKAAKEMRERVVNVLPKGITEVPFVATFHALAATILREHARLFNLTRYFTILDDGDTISLIKESIKELGLDPKAQEPRKFRYVISKAKGEGETQEQFAAKASNYSEELINSVWQKYEEKKKKEGSVDFDDLLLYALIALRNQTIRDEYQSRWRYVHIDEYQDTNTVQYELAKLLVGNDHHICVVGDMDQNIYSWRGANMKNMLRFEKDYPEAKIVFLEHNYRSTKVILDAANAIIKKNTVRIPKLLLHTGKDGDSIKLYTAFGENDEAQFVADTADNFIREGTAPKDIAVLYRANFQSRVLEEAMLGSNIPYQVVGTKFFERKEIKDMLAYVRAAHNRNSLSDIKRIINFPTRGIGKVTLVKLFAGELESLPRPMQVKINAFYELLDRINECKKTMLPSEVFKYILHEAKIDETLRAGGVDDEDRLMNLEELVTLATKYDAWGIDEGMDKLLTDAALASDQDNLEEDRGGVRLMTVHAAKGLEFKVVFIVGLEQDLFPHARLDSKTIEDAEEERRLFYVAVTRAKEFLYLSYAETRTIFGMRQINIPSEFIYDIPPLLVEQELYQSRGRSEKILYFE; translated from the coding sequence TCAAAGAAGGCGTGTTGCCATCACATATTCTAGCTATCACCTTTACCAACAAAGCTGCTAAAGAAATGCGTGAGCGTGTGGTAAACGTGTTACCAAAAGGTATAACCGAAGTGCCATTTGTCGCAACATTTCATGCGTTGGCAGCGACTATCCTGCGTGAACACGCAAGACTTTTTAATTTAACAAGATATTTTACTATTTTAGATGACGGAGATACGATATCGCTTATCAAAGAATCCATCAAAGAGCTCGGCCTTGATCCCAAAGCCCAAGAGCCACGCAAATTCCGATACGTCATATCTAAGGCCAAAGGTGAAGGTGAGACCCAAGAACAATTTGCAGCCAAAGCTTCAAACTATAGTGAAGAACTTATCAATAGTGTTTGGCAGAAATATGAAGAGAAGAAAAAGAAAGAAGGTTCGGTTGATTTCGACGATCTCTTGCTCTATGCACTTATCGCACTTCGTAACCAAACCATACGTGATGAATATCAGTCGCGCTGGCGCTACGTCCACATTGACGAATACCAAGACACCAATACAGTGCAATATGAACTTGCCAAGCTATTGGTCGGCAATGACCATCATATCTGCGTCGTGGGAGATATGGACCAAAACATTTATAGCTGGCGGGGTGCCAACATGAAAAATATGCTTCGGTTTGAGAAGGACTATCCAGAAGCCAAGATTGTTTTTCTTGAGCATAATTACCGATCGACAAAAGTAATCCTGGATGCGGCAAACGCTATCATTAAAAAAAATACTGTTCGGATACCGAAACTTCTTCTGCATACCGGTAAAGACGGTGATAGTATCAAGCTCTATACTGCCTTTGGTGAGAATGATGAAGCGCAATTTGTCGCTGACACAGCAGACAACTTCATTCGAGAGGGAACAGCTCCAAAGGATATTGCCGTTTTATATCGAGCCAACTTCCAATCACGCGTACTCGAGGAAGCCATGCTAGGTTCCAATATTCCATACCAAGTTGTTGGTACAAAATTCTTTGAGCGTAAAGAGATCAAAGACATGCTTGCCTATGTTCGGGCAGCGCACAATCGCAATTCACTATCTGACATCAAACGCATCATCAATTTCCCAACACGAGGCATTGGTAAAGTGACATTGGTAAAACTATTTGCCGGAGAACTTGAATCATTACCAAGACCAATGCAAGTAAAAATCAATGCTTTCTATGAACTACTCGATCGTATCAACGAATGTAAAAAAACCATGCTTCCATCAGAAGTATTTAAGTATATTCTTCATGAAGCAAAAATTGACGAGACATTACGAGCTGGAGGCGTAGATGATGAAGATCGACTCATGAACTTAGAAGAACTCGTAACACTTGCGACCAAGTATGACGCATGGGGGATTGATGAAGGCATGGATAAGCTTTTAACTGACGCAGCACTCGCAAGCGATCAAGATAATCTAGAAGAAGACAGAGGTGGGGTTAGGCTCATGACCGTCCATGCCGCGAAGGGTTTGGAATTTAAAGTTGTCTTTATTGTTGGCCTTGAACAAGATCTTTTCCCACATGCCAGACTCGATAGTAAGACAATCGAAGATGCCGAAGAGGAACGCAGGTTGTTTTATGTCGCTGTCACTCGCGCTAAGGAATTTCTCTATCTATCATACGCAGAAACGAGAACTATATTTGGTATGCGCCAAATCAATATACCTTCGGAATTTATTTATGATATTCCGCCTTTGCTCGTCGAACAAGAACTCTACCAATCTAGAGGACGCAGTGAAAAAATACTATACTTTGAATAA
- the rsmA gene encoding ribosomal RNA small subunit methyltransferase A, producing MLAKKSLGQHFLHNQHALDTIIESGDIQPTDIILEIGPGHGVLTKKLLFFAGKVVAIEKDRTLVEELSATFAKEIADGKLELIEKDILDFDPGVFAFYHDLTYKVIANIPYNITGAILKHILSAPCIPEQMVLLVQKEVAERIIAKDNKESILSIAVKAYGNPKIIAKVGRGSFTPPPRVDSAILSIEKISKNLFTKYAVSEKHFFNVVRTGFAHKRKVLIRNLTSLPMPYDALTNIWQAGDLPEQIRAEDIDLETWFIIAKKLLQNSLEKEI from the coding sequence ATGCTTGCTAAAAAATCTTTAGGACAACACTTTCTCCATAACCAACACGCACTCGACACTATTATAGAGAGTGGGGATATACAGCCGACTGATATTATTCTTGAAATTGGACCAGGGCACGGTGTGCTTACCAAAAAATTACTTTTTTTTGCTGGCAAAGTGGTTGCGATTGAAAAAGATCGTACACTAGTCGAAGAACTTTCGGCTACATTTGCAAAAGAAATAGCAGACGGTAAACTTGAGCTTATTGAAAAAGACATTCTTGATTTTGACCCAGGTGTATTTGCTTTTTATCATGATCTTACCTACAAAGTCATTGCCAATATCCCATACAATATCACTGGCGCAATATTGAAGCATATCTTGAGCGCTCCTTGTATACCAGAACAGATGGTTCTTTTGGTGCAAAAAGAAGTCGCCGAAAGGATTATCGCTAAAGACAACAAGGAAAGCATTCTCTCAATCGCAGTCAAAGCCTACGGTAACCCAAAGATCATAGCCAAGGTAGGACGCGGTAGTTTTACACCACCGCCTCGCGTCGACTCAGCCATACTTTCAATTGAGAAAATCTCAAAAAATCTTTTTACAAAGTATGCTGTATCGGAAAAACATTTTTTCAATGTTGTTCGCACAGGATTTGCCCATAAACGCAAAGTACTCATCAGAAATCTTACATCATTGCCTATGCCATATGATGCACTGACCAATATTTGGCAAGCCGGAGATTTACCAGAACAAATACGGGCAGAGGACATAGATTTAGAAACCTGGTTTATTATTGCAAAAAAGCTACTGCAAAACTCTTTAGAAAAAGAAATCTAA
- a CDS encoding PrgI family protein — MRFQVPQFIDIEDKIFGPFTFRQFVYLAGGAGLCFIAYRLLPFFFAVLFIAPIGGLALALAFYKVNNKPFIFVLENSLRYFFQSKLYIWKREPKKKIVEKKDTELPTSVIPRLSGSKLKEISWSLDVLDINKK, encoded by the coding sequence ATGCGATTCCAAGTTCCACAATTTATTGATATAGAAGACAAGATATTCGGGCCATTTACCTTCAGACAATTCGTCTACCTCGCAGGTGGGGCAGGACTTTGCTTTATTGCGTATAGGCTATTGCCATTTTTCTTTGCTGTACTTTTTATTGCACCGATAGGCGGACTAGCACTCGCCCTTGCGTTCTATAAGGTGAATAATAAGCCATTTATATTCGTACTTGAAAATAGTTTACGATATTTTTTCCAGTCAAAACTCTACATTTGGAAACGTGAACCGAAAAAGAAAATTGTCGAGAAAAAAGACACTGAATTGCCAACCTCAGTTATCCCAAGACTCTCCGGCAGCAAGCTCAAAGAGATTTCTTGGAGCTTGGATGTGCTTGATATCAACAAAAAATAA
- a CDS encoding DUF87 domain-containing protein, with product MALFGLLGKSKKGSGSDKQVLPVLPQEIYEAATLELQDIIAPSALQVEPKALHLGDKIARTFFVISYPRYLTDNWFAPIINLDKIFDVSIFIHPIDTATILRQFQKKVAEVQSQINMRESRGLVRDPMLDTAYRDIETLRDNLQQAQEKMFDVGLYLTMYADNENELFKIENEIKSILDAKLVYLKPALFQQEEGFKSVIPIGTDLLNVHQKLNSEPLSSIFPFVSFDLTSDKGILYGINRHNSSLVIFDRFSLENYNSITFAKSGSGKSYATKLEIIRTLMFDTEVIVIDPEREYEYLAEAVGGRYFNISLSSDHHINPFDLPIPHDDETAADVLRSNTINLVGLFRIMLGGLTPEEDSIIDRAITETYGIKDITPNSDFSNIEPPLMSDFEMVLSGMEGTESIIQKLTKYTRGSWAGFINKPSNVDINKKFVVFSVRDMEDELKPVAMYIVTHYIWNSVRKNLRKRLLVVDEAWWMMKSEDTASFLYSIAKRGRKYYLGLATITQDVADFMKSPYGIPIVTNSSIQFLLKQSPSSIDLLQKTFNLTDEEKYLLLESGVGEGIFFAGLKHVAIKTIASYTEDQIITSDPSQVLAIQKAKKELEASEKDSA from the coding sequence ATGGCACTTTTTGGACTTTTAGGAAAATCAAAAAAGGGAAGCGGGAGCGACAAGCAAGTGTTGCCTGTTTTGCCACAAGAAATATACGAGGCCGCAACACTTGAGCTACAGGATATTATTGCACCATCAGCACTACAAGTTGAGCCAAAAGCACTACATCTAGGAGATAAGATTGCCCGAACTTTCTTCGTGATTTCGTATCCAAGGTATTTGACTGACAACTGGTTTGCGCCGATTATCAACCTCGACAAGATTTTTGATGTTTCAATCTTTATTCATCCGATTGATACTGCGACAATTTTGCGACAATTTCAAAAGAAAGTTGCAGAAGTGCAGAGCCAGATCAATATGCGCGAATCGCGCGGTTTGGTGCGCGACCCAATGCTCGATACTGCCTATCGCGATATTGAAACGCTCCGGGATAATCTACAGCAAGCACAGGAGAAAATGTTTGATGTTGGACTGTACCTCACTATGTATGCCGACAATGAAAATGAGCTTTTTAAAATTGAAAATGAAATCAAATCAATACTCGATGCTAAGCTCGTGTATTTGAAACCAGCACTTTTCCAGCAAGAAGAAGGATTCAAGAGTGTTATACCGATTGGCACTGACCTCCTCAATGTACACCAGAAGCTTAATTCTGAGCCTCTATCTTCAATTTTCCCCTTTGTTTCTTTTGACTTGACCTCAGACAAAGGTATTCTCTATGGTATCAACCGCCACAATTCAAGCTTGGTTATCTTTGACCGTTTCTCTCTCGAAAACTACAACTCCATTACCTTTGCCAAATCAGGTTCAGGTAAATCATATGCAACCAAACTCGAAATCATCCGTACACTCATGTTTGATACAGAAGTAATCGTTATTGATCCGGAGCGCGAGTATGAATATCTGGCTGAAGCAGTCGGAGGACGATACTTTAATATTTCACTATCATCTGATCACCACATCAATCCTTTTGATTTACCGATTCCACACGATGATGAGACAGCAGCAGATGTGCTCAGATCAAATACGATCAACTTAGTCGGACTATTCCGCATCATGCTAGGCGGCCTCACACCTGAAGAAGATTCTATTATTGATCGAGCGATTACTGAAACGTACGGCATCAAAGATATCACTCCAAATTCTGATTTCTCAAATATTGAGCCACCGCTCATGTCTGATTTTGAAATGGTGCTCTCTGGTATGGAGGGAACTGAGTCAATCATACAAAAGCTTACCAAGTATACCCGCGGTTCATGGGCAGGATTCATCAACAAACCATCAAATGTAGATATCAACAAAAAATTCGTCGTTTTTTCTGTCCGTGACATGGAAGACGAGCTTAAACCTGTTGCCATGTACATCGTGACCCACTATATATGGAACTCCGTTCGTAAAAACTTAAGGAAACGCCTCCTCGTCGTTGATGAAGCCTGGTGGATGATGAAATCAGAAGATACAGCATCGTTTCTCTACTCGATTGCAAAACGTGGCCGTAAGTACTACCTAGGACTTGCTACAATTACCCAAGACGTTGCAGACTTCATGAAAAGTCCCTATGGTATACCGATTGTGACGAACTCTTCAATCCAATTTCTTCTGAAACAGTCCCCATCGTCAATCGATTTACTACAAAAAACCTTTAATCTTACTGACGAAGAGAAATATCTTCTCCTCGAATCCGGTGTCGGTGAAGGCATATTCTTTGCAGGACTCAAACATGTAGCGATTAAGACGATTGCTTCCTATACCGAAGATCAAATTATCACCTCTGATCCTTCGCAAGTCCTTGCCATACAAAAAGCAAAAAAGGAACTAGAAGCAAGTGAAAAGGATAGTGCGTAA